In Flavobacterium cerinum, one genomic interval encodes:
- a CDS encoding DUF1569 domain-containing protein, translating to MKSLYNTTSNQEIINRIHLLSPQSLSHWGKMTVSQMMEHCQAPLKVAFGELVLQQSLMGLLFGRMAKKKLVNDKPFDPNIPTAKEFIVTHEPDFDAAKAILIEYITRFQQGPSVIKNLKHPFFGPMTPEEWDISQWKHLDHHLRQFGV from the coding sequence ATGAAAAGTCTTTATAACACAACATCCAATCAAGAGATTATTAATCGAATTCATCTGCTGTCTCCGCAATCCCTTTCACATTGGGGAAAAATGACCGTTAGTCAAATGATGGAACATTGTCAGGCGCCCTTAAAAGTCGCTTTTGGTGAACTGGTATTACAACAAAGTCTTATGGGACTACTATTCGGTCGTATGGCCAAAAAGAAACTGGTAAACGACAAACCATTTGATCCGAATATTCCAACAGCAAAGGAATTTATTGTAACTCACGAACCCGATTTTGATGCAGCCAAAGCAATATTAATAGAATATATAACCCGTTTTCAACAAGGACCATCAGTTATCAAAAACCTGAAACATCCGTTTTTCGGTCCAATGACGCCGGAAGAATGGGATATTTCCCAATGGAAACACCTTGATCATCATTTACGTCAATTTGGCGTTTAA
- the rplS gene encoding 50S ribosomal protein L19, protein MSNLLKFVQDEFVAKKDFPEFNAGDTITVYYEIKEGEKTRTQFFKGVVIQKRGAGVTETFTIRKMSGSVGVERIFPINMPALQKIEVNQRGKVRRARIFYFRELTGKKAKIKEKRRR, encoded by the coding sequence ATGTCAAATTTATTAAAATTTGTTCAAGACGAATTCGTAGCGAAAAAAGATTTCCCTGAATTCAACGCAGGTGATACTATCACTGTTTATTACGAAATTAAAGAGGGTGAAAAAACTAGAACGCAGTTCTTTAAAGGAGTTGTTATCCAAAAAAGAGGTGCTGGAGTAACTGAAACTTTCACTATCCGTAAAATGTCAGGTTCTGTAGGAGTTGAGCGTATCTTCCCTATCAACATGCCTGCTTTACAAAAAATTGAAGTGAACCAAAGAGGTAAAGTTCGTAGAGCTCGTATCTTCTACTTCAGAGAACTTACTGGTAAAAAAGCAAAAATCAAAGAAAAAAGAAGAAGATAA
- the trmD gene encoding tRNA (guanosine(37)-N1)-methyltransferase TrmD — MRIDIITVLPELIKSPFEASILKRAISKGLVEVHFHNLRDYSTNKHKNVDDYQFGGGAGMVMSIEPIDACISKLKSEREYDEVIYMTPDGETLNQKMANSMSLLKNIIILCGHYKGVDQRVRDHFITKEISIGDYVLSGGELGAAVLADSIIRLIPGVLSNETSALTDSFQDNLLSPPIYTRPAEYNGWKVPDILLSGNFPEIEKWREQKAYEHTLNRRPDLLED, encoded by the coding sequence ATGCGTATTGATATTATCACCGTATTACCCGAGTTAATCAAAAGTCCGTTTGAAGCTTCAATCCTTAAAAGAGCCATCAGCAAAGGTTTGGTTGAAGTACATTTTCACAATCTTCGCGATTACAGTACCAACAAACATAAAAATGTAGATGACTATCAGTTCGGAGGTGGTGCCGGCATGGTAATGAGCATAGAACCAATTGATGCTTGTATTTCAAAATTAAAAAGCGAACGCGAATACGATGAAGTAATTTATATGACTCCGGATGGCGAAACATTAAACCAAAAAATGGCCAATTCGATGTCATTGTTAAAAAACATCATTATCCTGTGCGGTCATTATAAAGGAGTTGATCAAAGAGTACGCGATCATTTTATCACAAAAGAGATCTCCATCGGTGATTATGTATTGTCCGGAGGCGAACTTGGCGCTGCCGTTTTAGCCGATAGCATTATTCGGTTGATTCCCGGCGTACTAAGTAATGAAACATCAGCCTTAACCGATAGTTTTCAGGACAATTTATTATCGCCGCCTATCTATACCCGTCCGGCAGAATACAACGGATGGAAGGTACCTGACATTTTATTGAGCGGAAATTTTCCTGAAATCGAAAAATGGCGGGAGCAAAAAGCATATGAGCATACTTTAAATCGTCGTCCGGATTTACTGGAAGACTAA
- a CDS encoding MFS transporter has protein sequence MNLSKTDVGFMAIATGLIVANLYYCQPLIILIAKEFAIPEDQAGTITYLTQAGYAIGMFFMVPLGDKLERKKQIQFTTLAAVVALIIAATASNFRMLQIASFLIGAASIVPQLILPLSASLASPEQRGKVIGTVMSGLLVGILISRTVSGFIGAWLGWRGMFWIAAVLCVLIVIVIQKKFPVNKPDFKGTYGQLLQSLFSLIRTQPMLREATLINALSFAQFGAFWTTMVLLLSGEPFHFNSATIGLFGIVGASGALAAPLVGKLGDKGNPRVVIGYGCVLLLISFIVFYFSSESIIGIMIGIVFIDVGLQSVHISNQTRVYSLLPEARNRMNTVYMSFSFLGTALGSAFGLWLWNLGKWHAFSIGGAMLAIASILIYALTYKRK, from the coding sequence ATGAATTTATCCAAAACAGATGTTGGCTTTATGGCCATTGCAACAGGTTTAATTGTAGCAAACCTGTATTATTGTCAGCCCCTTATTATACTTATCGCAAAAGAGTTTGCTATTCCGGAAGATCAGGCCGGTACTATAACGTATCTTACCCAGGCCGGATATGCAATCGGTATGTTTTTTATGGTTCCGTTAGGTGATAAGCTGGAGCGAAAAAAACAGATCCAATTTACAACATTAGCGGCAGTTGTAGCCCTAATCATTGCAGCCACGGCATCTAATTTCCGAATGTTACAAATAGCAAGTTTCCTGATCGGAGCCGCTTCGATTGTTCCGCAGTTAATTTTGCCGTTGTCAGCCAGCCTTGCTTCGCCGGAGCAAAGAGGAAAAGTAATCGGAACGGTAATGAGCGGTTTGTTAGTCGGAATTTTAATTTCAAGAACAGTAAGCGGTTTTATCGGAGCCTGGCTCGGATGGCGCGGTATGTTCTGGATTGCAGCGGTATTATGTGTATTGATTGTGATTGTAATTCAGAAAAAATTCCCGGTCAACAAACCGGATTTTAAAGGAACTTACGGACAGTTATTGCAGTCGTTGTTTTCGTTAATCAGAACACAGCCGATGCTACGCGAAGCTACGCTGATTAATGCATTGAGTTTCGCACAGTTCGGAGCATTTTGGACAACAATGGTACTATTGTTATCAGGAGAACCGTTTCATTTTAATAGTGCTACAATCGGACTTTTCGGAATAGTCGGTGCTTCAGGAGCATTAGCAGCGCCTTTAGTTGGAAAACTAGGCGATAAAGGAAATCCCAGAGTTGTAATTGGGTATGGTTGCGTATTGTTATTGATCAGCTTTATTGTGTTTTATTTCTCGTCCGAAAGTATCATCGGAATTATGATCGGAATCGTCTTTATAGATGTAGGATTACAATCGGTACATATTTCTAATCAAACGCGGGTGTATTCGTTATTACCGGAAGCGCGAAACCGTATGAATACCGTTTATATGTCGTTTAGTTTTTTAGGAACCGCATTGGGATCTGCTTTTGGTTTGTGGTTATGGAATTTAGGGAAATGGCATGCCTTTTCAATCGGTGGTGCGATGTTAGCAATAGCTTCAATTCTTATTTATGCGCTAACATATAAGCGTAAATAA
- a CDS encoding NADP-dependent isocitrate dehydrogenase: protein MSQKPKIIYTITDEAPMLATHSLLPIVQAFAAPSGIEIETRDISLAGRILANFPEFLKEDQRISDDLTELGKLATTPEANIIKLPNISASVPQLKAAIKELQSHGFAVPDYPEEPKNDTEKDIKAKYAKVLGSAVNPVLREGNSDRRAPKAVKNYAKANPHSMGAWTSDSKTHVASMDHGDFYGSEQSVTVTEATDVKIEFVGNDGSTTVLKASTPLKAGEIIDSSVLSLQALKEYVSKEIEDARANNVLLSVHLKATMMKVSDPIIFGAIVEVYFKDVFEKYATLFKELNIDTRNGLGDVYAKIAGHPQQAEVEAAIQDAYKKGPALAMVNSDKGITNLHVPSDVIVDASMPAMIRTSGQMWNAEGKQQDTKALIPDRCYSGLYTATIDFCKKNGAFDPKTMGSVPNVGLMAQKAEEYGSHDKTFQATANGVIRVVDTNGTVLMEQNVATGDIFRMCQTKDAPIQDWVKLAVNRAKASNTPAVFWLDENRAHDREIIKKVNTYLKEYDTTGLDIQILSPVEATLFSLERIKNGLDTISVTGNVLRDYLTDLFPILELGTSAKMLSIVPLMNGGGLFETGAGGSAPKHVEQFLEEGYLRWDSLGEFLALAVSLEHLGNVFNSDKALVLAETLDQATEKFLANDKSPARKVGQIDNRGSHFYLALYWAEALAAQTKDAELQAKFAPIAKELSENEAKIDAELIGSQGKPQNIGGYYQPTESLTDQAMRPSETLNTILSKLV, encoded by the coding sequence ATGTCACAAAAACCAAAGATTATCTACACGATTACCGATGAGGCACCTATGCTGGCTACTCATTCTTTACTTCCAATCGTACAAGCATTTGCAGCTCCATCCGGAATTGAAATAGAGACCAGAGATATTTCTCTGGCCGGAAGAATTTTAGCAAACTTCCCGGAATTTTTAAAAGAAGATCAACGAATCAGCGATGATTTGACTGAACTAGGGAAACTAGCTACAACTCCGGAAGCTAATATTATTAAATTACCGAATATTTCGGCTTCTGTTCCGCAATTAAAAGCAGCAATCAAAGAATTACAATCTCACGGATTTGCTGTTCCGGATTACCCGGAAGAACCGAAAAATGATACTGAAAAAGACATTAAGGCTAAATATGCTAAAGTATTAGGATCTGCTGTAAACCCGGTATTACGAGAAGGAAACTCTGATCGTAGAGCGCCGAAAGCAGTGAAAAACTACGCAAAAGCAAATCCACATTCAATGGGTGCCTGGACTTCTGATTCTAAAACACACGTTGCCAGTATGGACCACGGTGATTTTTACGGAAGTGAGCAATCGGTTACTGTAACAGAAGCGACGGATGTTAAAATTGAATTCGTTGGTAATGACGGTTCTACTACTGTTTTAAAAGCCAGTACACCTTTAAAAGCAGGTGAAATCATCGACAGTTCTGTATTAAGTTTACAAGCTTTAAAAGAATACGTTTCCAAAGAAATTGAAGATGCAAGAGCAAACAACGTATTGTTATCCGTACACTTAAAAGCAACGATGATGAAGGTTTCCGATCCGATCATCTTCGGCGCTATTGTTGAAGTCTATTTTAAAGACGTATTCGAAAAATATGCGACTTTATTTAAAGAATTAAACATCGATACCCGTAACGGTTTAGGTGATGTATATGCTAAAATTGCCGGTCATCCGCAACAGGCTGAAGTAGAAGCTGCTATTCAGGATGCTTACAAAAAAGGACCTGCATTGGCAATGGTGAATTCAGATAAAGGAATCACTAATCTTCACGTTCCTTCTGATGTAATCGTAGATGCTTCGATGCCGGCGATGATCCGTACATCAGGACAAATGTGGAATGCTGAAGGAAAACAACAAGACACAAAAGCACTTATCCCGGACAGATGTTATTCCGGATTATATACTGCTACAATTGATTTTTGTAAAAAGAACGGTGCATTTGACCCTAAAACAATGGGAAGTGTTCCAAACGTAGGATTGATGGCGCAAAAAGCGGAAGAATACGGTTCTCACGACAAAACATTCCAGGCTACTGCTAACGGCGTTATTCGCGTTGTTGATACGAACGGAACCGTTTTAATGGAACAAAACGTAGCAACCGGTGACATTTTCAGAATGTGTCAAACCAAAGACGCTCCGATTCAGGATTGGGTTAAATTGGCAGTAAACAGAGCTAAAGCAAGTAATACACCTGCTGTATTCTGGTTAGATGAAAACAGAGCACATGACAGAGAAATAATCAAAAAAGTAAATACATACTTAAAAGAGTACGATACAACAGGATTAGACATTCAAATCCTTTCTCCGGTTGAAGCAACTCTTTTCTCATTAGAAAGAATCAAAAACGGATTGGATACGATTTCTGTAACCGGAAACGTATTACGTGATTACTTAACCGACCTATTCCCTATTTTAGAATTAGGTACATCGGCTAAAATGCTTTCTATCGTTCCGTTAATGAACGGTGGCGGATTGTTTGAAACCGGTGCGGGAGGATCTGCTCCTAAACACGTAGAACAATTCCTTGAAGAAGGTTATTTGCGTTGGGATTCACTGGGAGAATTCCTGGCTTTGGCTGTATCATTAGAGCATTTAGGAAATGTTTTCAACAGTGATAAAGCTTTGGTTCTTGCTGAAACATTAGATCAGGCTACTGAAAAATTCCTTGCTAATGACAAATCTCCTGCCCGTAAAGTAGGTCAGATTGATAACAGAGGATCCCATTTCTATTTAGCACTTTACTGGGCTGAAGCTTTGGCTGCTCAAACTAAAGATGCAGAACTTCAGGCTAAATTTGCTCCAATTGCAAAAGAGCTAAGTGAAAACGAAGCTAAAATTGATGCTGAATTGATCGGTTCTCAAGGTAAACCACAAAATATCGGTGGTTACTATCAGCCAACAGAATCGTTAACAGATCAGGCAATGCGTCCAAGTGAAACATTGAATACTATCTTATCGAAATTAGTGTAA
- a CDS encoding microviridin/marinostatin family tricyclic proteinase inhibitor: MKNNKDLKKPFFANFLENQLSNEEKNTVQGGDIITLKTEDMLHTLKYPSDNEDGPGGPITLKSLDMMQTMKYPSDNDETGGPIITPEI, from the coding sequence ATGAAAAATAATAAAGACCTTAAAAAGCCTTTTTTTGCGAATTTCTTAGAGAATCAATTATCTAACGAAGAGAAAAATACTGTACAGGGTGGTGACATTATCACGTTAAAAACAGAAGATATGTTACATACACTAAAATATCCATCTGATAACGAAGACGGACCTGGTGGACCGATAACATTAAAAAGCTTGGATATGATGCAGACTATGAAATATCCATCTGATAACGATGAAACTGGTGGACCAATAATCACTCCGGAAATCTAG
- a CDS encoding IS1182 family transposase: MYNKSKVVFKDYNPKQNFLLPPSLEELIELNHPVRTVSDVIDGLDLECLIKNYKPGGTSSYHPRMLLKVLVYGYLCNIFSSRRLEEALKQNIHFMWLSGMSRPDHNTINRFRSERLKDEVRSIFTQVVLLLESQGHVSLKTVFTDGTKIEANANRYTFVWGRSIERNKRRIEEQLQDLWEYTQQVAATESKDKTEVEFKAIDKEAVEKTIKKIDTALKGKKICPKVRQKLNYARKNWPANLEKYAKQEDIMGKRNSFCKTDTDATFMRMKEDHMKNGQLKPGYNLQISTHNQFIVNYSLHPNPNDTRTLPEHIKIFKEHYNRLPEELVADAGYGSQENYTLLDNEGVEAYVKYNHFDKDTRTGIPSISLSNPEVAQLRTKAYNLLVTDRGKELRKQRCHDVETVFAQIKNNKGFRRYNLRSKAKAEVETALLAMAHNLKKCPVRTS; encoded by the coding sequence GTGTATAATAAATCAAAAGTAGTCTTTAAAGATTACAATCCCAAGCAAAATTTTCTACTTCCTCCGAGTTTAGAGGAGCTGATAGAACTCAACCATCCAGTAAGAACCGTTTCCGATGTGATTGACGGTCTTGATTTGGAATGCCTTATTAAGAATTACAAACCAGGCGGCACTTCCAGTTACCATCCCCGCATGCTTCTTAAAGTGTTGGTTTATGGTTATTTGTGCAATATTTTTTCCAGCCGCAGGCTTGAGGAAGCCTTGAAGCAGAATATCCATTTTATGTGGTTAAGCGGTATGAGCCGTCCTGACCATAATACTATAAACCGCTTTAGGAGTGAACGCCTTAAAGATGAGGTACGCAGCATCTTTACCCAGGTTGTATTGCTTTTAGAATCCCAGGGACATGTGAGCCTTAAAACTGTTTTTACCGATGGTACAAAAATAGAAGCCAATGCCAACCGGTACACTTTTGTATGGGGCAGATCCATCGAAAGGAATAAAAGGCGCATAGAAGAGCAGCTTCAGGACTTATGGGAGTATACGCAGCAAGTTGCCGCTACTGAATCTAAAGACAAGACAGAAGTTGAGTTTAAGGCTATTGACAAGGAAGCTGTTGAAAAGACTATTAAGAAGATTGACACCGCCCTTAAAGGCAAAAAGATATGCCCTAAAGTACGGCAGAAGCTTAACTATGCCCGTAAGAACTGGCCTGCAAACCTTGAGAAGTATGCTAAGCAAGAAGATATAATGGGTAAGCGAAACAGCTTTTGTAAGACCGATACTGATGCTACTTTTATGCGGATGAAAGAAGACCACATGAAGAACGGACAGTTAAAACCGGGATATAACTTACAGATAAGCACACACAACCAGTTCATTGTAAATTACTCTTTACACCCTAATCCCAATGATACAAGGACGCTACCCGAACATATAAAAATTTTTAAAGAACACTACAATAGACTACCTGAAGAACTTGTGGCTGATGCAGGTTATGGTTCGCAGGAAAACTACACATTACTTGATAATGAAGGTGTTGAAGCATATGTAAAATATAATCATTTTGACAAAGACACCAGAACAGGAATACCAAGTATCTCTTTATCTAATCCCGAAGTAGCCCAGTTAAGAACAAAAGCTTATAACCTGCTCGTAACCGACAGGGGAAAGGAACTCAGAAAGCAACGCTGTCATGATGTAGAAACCGTGTTTGCCCAGATAAAAAACAACAAAGGCTTCCGCAGGTATAATCTGCGTAGCAAAGCCAAGGCCGAAGTGGAAACGGCATTACTTGCTATGGCTCATAACCTCAAAAAATGCCCTGTTAGGACATCATAA
- a CDS encoding peptidylprolyl isomerase translates to MQDGIYAKFNTNKGVILVKLTHDKTPGTVGNFIGLAEGNLENDVKPQGKPYYDGLKFHRVISDFMIQGGCPLGSGVGGPGYQFDDEFHPELRHDTPGVLSMANAGPGTNGSQFFITHVETPWLDNKHTVFGHVVEGQDIVDAIQQDDVIESLEIVRVGDEAQKWNAIEAFRTFEGSREKRIAEQKRQAEEAMEKLAAGFDKTESGLRYKMIQKGNGKKAEKGRTVSVHYTGSLENGMVFDSSYKRKQPIEFPLGKGHVIEGWDEGIALLQVGDKARFVIPSHLGYGSRGAGGVIPPDATLIFDVELMDVK, encoded by the coding sequence ATGCAAGACGGAATTTACGCAAAATTTAATACGAACAAAGGCGTTATTTTAGTGAAATTAACGCATGATAAAACACCGGGAACTGTCGGGAACTTTATAGGACTGGCTGAAGGAAACCTGGAAAATGATGTTAAACCTCAAGGGAAACCGTATTATGACGGATTAAAATTCCACAGAGTTATTTCAGATTTTATGATTCAGGGAGGTTGTCCGCTTGGAAGTGGCGTAGGCGGACCCGGATATCAGTTTGACGATGAATTTCATCCGGAATTAAGACATGATACTCCGGGAGTATTGTCTATGGCAAACGCAGGACCGGGAACTAACGGATCACAGTTTTTTATTACGCATGTGGAAACACCTTGGTTAGACAATAAACACACCGTTTTCGGACATGTTGTAGAAGGACAGGATATCGTTGATGCAATTCAGCAAGATGACGTAATTGAAAGCCTTGAAATCGTTAGAGTAGGTGATGAAGCGCAGAAATGGAATGCAATTGAAGCGTTCCGTACTTTCGAAGGTTCTCGTGAAAAACGTATTGCAGAGCAAAAACGTCAGGCTGAAGAAGCAATGGAAAAACTGGCTGCCGGTTTTGATAAAACGGAAAGCGGTTTACGTTATAAAATGATTCAGAAAGGAAACGGTAAAAAAGCAGAAAAAGGCAGAACTGTTTCTGTGCATTATACAGGATCTTTAGAAAACGGAATGGTTTTCGACAGTTCGTATAAAAGAAAACAACCGATCGAATTCCCGTTAGGAAAAGGTCATGTTATCGAAGGATGGGATGAAGGTATTGCATTATTACAAGTAGGTGATAAAGCCCGTTTTGTAATTCCTTCTCATTTAGGTTACGGATCTCGTGGTGCAGGTGGTGTTATTCCACCGGATGCAACGCTTATTTTTGATGTGGAATTAATGGATGTGAAATAA
- a CDS encoding class I SAM-dependent methyltransferase — translation MEIPKDYLDTNKATWNQKVDYHVDSEFYNMEAFLNGQSTLNDIELRLLGDITGKKILHLQCHFGQDTISLSKMGAQVTGMDLSDKAIAKARELATQLNTNTTFVCSDVYDLPNQLQGQFDIVFTSYGTIGWLPDLDKWAKVIQHFLKPGGKFVFVEFHPVVWMFDNHFTKIEYSYFNTETIIETVSGTYADKEAPLKNDSVSWNHPLTEVINSLIKNTLEINTFEEYDYSPYSCFNEVEEFAPNKFRIKHLDNKIPMIYAIVATKK, via the coding sequence ATGGAAATACCGAAAGATTATCTCGATACCAATAAAGCCACCTGGAACCAGAAAGTTGACTATCATGTGGATTCTGAATTCTATAATATGGAAGCTTTCCTAAACGGTCAATCAACATTAAACGATATTGAATTGCGTTTACTGGGCGATATTACCGGTAAAAAAATTCTTCATTTACAATGTCATTTCGGACAAGATACTATTTCATTATCCAAAATGGGTGCTCAGGTTACCGGCATGGATTTGTCGGATAAAGCGATTGCAAAAGCCCGGGAATTAGCTACGCAATTAAACACAAATACTACTTTTGTGTGTTCTGATGTATATGATTTACCCAATCAGCTACAAGGCCAATTTGATATTGTATTTACCAGTTATGGCACCATCGGGTGGTTACCCGATCTGGACAAATGGGCCAAAGTAATTCAGCATTTCCTAAAACCCGGCGGAAAATTTGTTTTTGTAGAATTTCATCCGGTTGTATGGATGTTTGACAATCATTTTACAAAAATCGAATACAGCTATTTCAATACCGAAACCATTATTGAAACGGTATCCGGAACCTATGCTGATAAAGAGGCACCTTTAAAAAACGATTCCGTAAGCTGGAATCATCCGCTAACGGAAGTTATCAATTCACTTATCAAAAATACATTGGAAATTAATACCTTTGAGGAATATGATTATTCACCATACAGCTGTTTTAATGAAGTAGAAGAATTTGCTCCGAATAAGTTCCGAATCAAACATTTAGACAACAAAATACCTATGATTTACGCAATTGTTGCCACAAAAAAATAA